A genomic stretch from Desulfolutivibrio sulfodismutans DSM 3696 includes:
- a CDS encoding substrate-binding domain-containing protein yields MKTIESLLILLALGMLFGVTPCLAGDSTLKPLMLATTTSTAETGLLDKIVDVFAKEKGIELKYVAVGTGKALEIAKNCDADVVLVHAPDAEKAFVAAGNGLDRKEVMYNDFVLVGPKADPAKATGKDIRAALTRIHGDKALFISRGDNSGTHMLEKKLLKELKIEPAVSESYLESGQGMSATVLMAAEKGGYTLCDRASWKFFSANQGDKNPLAILVEGDPALLNRYSVMRVNPEKCTKTDPALAQVFLDWWFTPQAKEMINGHTKNGSTLYVYGPAPQ; encoded by the coding sequence ATGAAAACCATAGAAAGCCTCCTCATCCTGTTGGCCCTGGGCATGTTGTTCGGAGTCACCCCGTGTCTGGCTGGTGACAGCACGCTCAAACCCCTGATGTTGGCCACCACCACGTCCACGGCCGAAACCGGCCTCCTGGACAAGATCGTGGATGTGTTCGCCAAGGAGAAGGGCATCGAACTGAAGTACGTGGCCGTGGGCACGGGCAAGGCCCTGGAGATCGCCAAGAACTGCGACGCGGACGTGGTTCTGGTTCATGCCCCGGACGCGGAAAAGGCCTTTGTAGCCGCAGGCAACGGCCTGGACCGCAAGGAAGTTATGTACAACGACTTCGTGCTGGTGGGCCCCAAGGCCGATCCGGCCAAGGCCACGGGCAAGGACATCCGGGCCGCCCTGACCCGCATCCATGGAGACAAGGCGCTTTTCATCAGCCGTGGCGACAATTCCGGCACGCACATGCTGGAGAAGAAATTGCTCAAGGAACTCAAGATTGAACCCGCCGTCTCGGAATCCTATCTGGAAAGCGGCCAGGGCATGTCCGCCACGGTGCTCATGGCGGCTGAGAAGGGCGGCTACACCCTGTGCGATCGGGCCTCCTGGAAGTTTTTTTCCGCCAACCAGGGCGACAAGAACCCCCTGGCCATCCTGGTCGAGGGCGATCCGGCGTTGCTTAACCGGTACAGCGTGATGCGCGTCAATCCGGAAAAATGCACCAAGACCGATCCGGCCCTGGCTCAGGTGTTTCTGGACTGGTGGTTCACCCCCCAGGCCAAGGAAATGATCAACGGGCACACCAAAAACGGCTCCACCCTGTACGTGTACGGTCCCGCCCCCCAATAA
- a CDS encoding iron hydrogenase small subunit, with the protein MSILQLTRRGFLKTACVASGGVLIGLRLTGKAVAAGKQLKEYMMDRINGVYGADAKFKVRASQDNAQVKTLYKDFLHEPLGHTSHELLHTTYSDKSAGIKKLTAEGKFPNPRSKEFAGSTYPYE; encoded by the coding sequence ATGTCCATTCTCCAACTCACCCGGCGCGGTTTCCTCAAGACGGCCTGCGTCGCCTCCGGCGGCGTGCTCATCGGACTGCGTCTGACCGGAAAGGCCGTGGCCGCCGGCAAGCAGCTCAAAGAGTACATGATGGACCGCATCAACGGGGTCTATGGGGCGGACGCCAAGTTCAAAGTGCGCGCCTCCCAGGACAACGCCCAGGTCAAGACCCTGTACAAGGACTTCCTGCACGAGCCTCTGGGGCACACGTCCCACGAACTGCTGCACACGACGTATTCCGACAAGTCGGCCGGGATCAAGAAGCTTACCGCCGAAGGCAAGTTTCCCAATCCCCGGTCCAAGGAATTCGCCGGTTCGACCTATCCCTATGAATAA
- a CDS encoding [FeFe] hydrogenase, group A, whose translation MSRIEIEKIFYENQVPDAKADPDKLFFVQVDETKCIGCDTCMSYCPTGAIFGETGEPHKIPDQAACINCGQCLTHCPVSAIYETQSWIPEIEAKIKDPNVKVIAMPAPAVRYGLGDCFGQPLGSVTTEKMLEGLKKIGFDHVWDNEYTADVTIWEEGSELLARLTKKSDLPLPQFTSCCPAWIKYVETYYPELIPHLSTCKSPIAMCGPLSKTYGAKAAKYDPANVYTVSIMPCTAKKYEGMRPEFKASGHKDIDATITTRELAYMLKKAGFDLPKAADGKRDAIMGESTGGATIFGVTGGVMEAALRFAYEAVMKKKPESWDFKGVRGLNGFKEASVDLNGTVVKVAVVHGAKRFKDICETVKAGKSPYHFIEFMSCPGGCVMGGGQPIMPGVLEAMDRRVTTFHASLQKRLAMFNANKA comes from the coding sequence ATGAGCAGAATCGAAATCGAGAAAATCTTTTACGAAAACCAGGTTCCGGATGCCAAGGCCGATCCGGACAAGCTCTTCTTCGTCCAGGTCGATGAGACAAAATGCATCGGCTGCGACACCTGCATGAGCTACTGCCCCACCGGCGCCATCTTCGGCGAGACCGGCGAACCGCACAAGATCCCCGATCAGGCGGCCTGCATCAACTGCGGCCAGTGCCTGACCCATTGCCCGGTGTCGGCCATCTACGAAACCCAGTCCTGGATTCCGGAGATCGAGGCCAAGATCAAGGATCCGAACGTCAAGGTCATCGCCATGCCCGCCCCGGCCGTGCGCTACGGCCTGGGCGACTGCTTCGGCCAGCCCTTGGGCTCGGTGACCACGGAGAAGATGCTCGAAGGCCTGAAAAAAATCGGCTTCGACCATGTCTGGGACAACGAGTACACCGCCGACGTGACCATCTGGGAGGAAGGCAGCGAGCTTCTGGCCCGGTTGACCAAAAAGTCGGACCTGCCGCTTCCCCAGTTCACCTCCTGCTGTCCGGCCTGGATCAAGTATGTCGAGACCTACTATCCGGAGTTGATCCCGCATCTCTCCACCTGCAAGTCGCCTATCGCCATGTGCGGCCCCCTGTCCAAGACCTATGGCGCGAAAGCGGCCAAGTACGACCCGGCCAATGTCTACACAGTGTCGATCATGCCCTGCACGGCCAAAAAGTACGAGGGTATGCGCCCCGAGTTCAAGGCCAGCGGCCACAAGGACATCGACGCCACCATCACCACCCGCGAACTGGCGTATATGCTGAAGAAAGCGGGATTTGACCTGCCCAAGGCCGCTGACGGCAAACGCGACGCCATCATGGGTGAGTCCACCGGCGGCGCCACCATCTTCGGCGTGACCGGCGGCGTCATGGAGGCGGCCCTGCGCTTCGCCTACGAGGCCGTGATGAAGAAAAAGCCCGAGAGCTGGGACTTCAAGGGCGTTCGCGGCTTAAACGGCTTCAAGGAGGCCTCGGTCGACCTGAACGGGACCGTGGTGAAGGTGGCCGTGGTGCATGGGGCCAAGCGCTTCAAGGACATCTGCGAAACGGTCAAGGCCGGAAAGTCCCCGTACCACTTCATCGAGTTCATGTCCTGCCCCGGCGGCTGCGTCATGGGCGGCGGCCAGCCCATCATGCCCGGCGTGCTTGAGGCCATGGATCGTCGCGTGACCACCTTCCACGCCTCGCTGCAAAAACGTTTGGCCATGTTTAACGCCAACAAAGCATAA
- the hydF gene encoding [FeFe] hydrogenase H-cluster maturation GTPase HydF: protein MRDTPKGLRLHIGVFGRRNVGKSSLVNAVTGQPVSIVSDTPGTTTDPVEKAQELSPLGPVVFIDTAGLDDAGALGELRVKRTEKTLDRVDVALLVTESGVFGDDEVRIAAMLSERDTPFAVVVNKIDHSPPTPEFLDHIAACCDPAPPVIPVSAVQGLGLLALKEILVRLAPDDWFAEPRLVGDLLRAGELAVLVVPIDLGAPKGRLILPQVQAIRDILDSDARAMVVKERELRDALEQLTHKPALVVCDSQVVLKTAGDTPADVPMTTFSILMARFKGDLARLAEGAAAIDRLRPGDRVLIAEACTHHPLADDIGRVKIPRWLRQYAGGAIQVEVKAGAAYPEDLSPYALVIHCGACVVNRKAMLSRLYHSIRQDVPMTNYGLAISFLQGVLPRVLLPFPAARAAFEKARETWRRSPQERDVMHGGI, encoded by the coding sequence ATGCGCGATACCCCGAAAGGACTTCGCCTGCACATCGGCGTCTTCGGACGCCGCAATGTGGGCAAGTCCTCGCTTGTCAACGCCGTAACCGGCCAGCCCGTGTCCATCGTCTCGGACACGCCCGGCACCACCACCGATCCGGTGGAAAAGGCCCAGGAGCTTTCGCCCCTGGGGCCGGTGGTCTTTATCGACACGGCGGGCCTGGACGATGCGGGCGCGTTGGGGGAGCTTCGCGTCAAGCGGACGGAAAAGACCCTGGACCGCGTGGACGTGGCCCTTTTGGTCACCGAGTCCGGGGTGTTCGGGGATGACGAAGTACGCATTGCGGCCATGCTCTCGGAACGCGACACCCCCTTCGCCGTGGTGGTGAACAAAATCGACCACAGCCCGCCCACACCGGAATTTTTGGATCACATCGCGGCCTGTTGCGATCCCGCCCCACCGGTCATCCCGGTCTCGGCCGTACAAGGCCTGGGGCTTTTGGCCCTCAAGGAGATCCTGGTGCGTCTGGCCCCGGACGACTGGTTTGCGGAGCCGCGTCTGGTGGGCGACCTTTTGCGGGCCGGGGAACTGGCCGTGCTGGTTGTGCCCATTGATCTGGGCGCACCCAAGGGGCGGCTCATTCTGCCCCAGGTCCAGGCCATCCGGGACATCCTGGACAGCGACGCCCGGGCCATGGTGGTCAAGGAGCGCGAACTGCGCGACGCCCTCGAGCAACTCACGCACAAACCGGCCCTGGTGGTGTGCGACTCCCAGGTGGTGCTCAAAACCGCCGGGGACACGCCCGCCGATGTGCCCATGACCACCTTTTCCATCCTCATGGCCCGCTTCAAGGGCGATCTGGCCAGACTGGCCGAGGGCGCGGCGGCCATTGACCGCCTGCGGCCCGGGGACCGGGTGCTCATTGCCGAGGCCTGCACCCACCACCCCCTGGCCGACGACATCGGCCGGGTCAAAATTCCCAGATGGCTGCGGCAATATGCGGGCGGGGCCATCCAGGTGGAGGTCAAGGCCGGGGCCGCCTACCCCGAAGACCTTTCGCCCTATGCCCTGGTCATCCACTGCGGGGCCTGCGTCGTCAACCGCAAGGCCATGCTGTCCCGACTTTACCATTCCATCCGCCAGGACGTGCCCATGACCAACTACGGTCTGGCCATCTCCTTTCTCCAGGGGGTGTTGCCCCGCGTCCTTCTGCCCTTTCCGGCGGCCCGGGCGGCCTTTGAGAAGGCCCGGGAGACATGGCGACGCTCGCCACAGGAAAGGGACGTCATGCATGGAGGCATCTGA
- the hydE gene encoding [FeFe] hydrogenase H-cluster radical SAM maturase HydE, producing the protein MNRQDILARLTDAPLDELFAEADAVRSESVGDGVYLRGIVEFSNHCVRNCLYCGLRRANTKITRYRMTPDEVVAAALRTASLGVGTVVLQSGDDLDYPAGSIADIIVRIKDQADIKVTLSLGERPFPDYELWRDVGADRYLMKHETADAALYDRLHPGKHLKERLAALRYLKELGYEIGSGFIVGLPGQTAQTLADDIELVRELGVDMCGSGPFLPQADTPLSTAPHGDKDTSLRVVALLRLACPTINLPATTALASLDPGRGQLLALRAGANVIMPNFTPSACREHYRIYDHKEAVGLKSATAVIRQAGRTLIRDGGLKTPCAIPRKDFACTSASSDAAMWASPRLSTP; encoded by the coding sequence ATGAACCGCCAGGATATCCTTGCCCGGCTGACCGATGCGCCCCTGGACGAGCTTTTTGCCGAGGCCGACGCCGTGCGTTCCGAAAGCGTGGGAGATGGCGTCTACCTGCGCGGCATCGTGGAATTTTCCAACCATTGCGTGCGCAACTGCCTCTACTGCGGCCTGCGCCGGGCCAATACGAAGATCACCCGCTACCGCATGACCCCGGACGAGGTGGTGGCGGCCGCCCTGCGCACGGCCTCCCTCGGCGTGGGCACGGTGGTGCTGCAATCGGGCGACGACCTGGACTACCCAGCCGGGAGCATTGCGGACATCATCGTCCGCATCAAGGACCAGGCCGACATCAAGGTCACCCTGAGCCTGGGGGAGCGGCCGTTTCCGGACTACGAACTGTGGCGCGACGTCGGGGCCGACCGCTACCTCATGAAGCACGAGACGGCGGACGCGGCCCTCTACGACCGGCTGCATCCCGGAAAACACCTGAAGGAACGGCTGGCCGCCCTGCGCTATCTCAAAGAGTTGGGCTATGAGATCGGTTCCGGATTCATCGTGGGCCTGCCGGGACAGACCGCCCAAACCCTGGCCGACGACATCGAGCTGGTGCGCGAACTCGGGGTGGACATGTGCGGATCGGGGCCGTTTCTGCCCCAGGCCGACACCCCCCTGTCCACGGCCCCCCACGGCGACAAGGACACCAGCCTGCGCGTGGTGGCCCTTTTGCGGCTGGCCTGCCCCACGATCAATCTGCCCGCCACCACGGCCCTGGCCTCCCTGGACCCCGGGCGCGGCCAGCTTTTGGCCCTGCGGGCCGGGGCCAACGTCATCATGCCCAATTTCACTCCCAGCGCCTGCCGGGAGCATTACCGCATCTACGACCACAAGGAGGCCGTGGGCCTCAAATCGGCCACGGCCGTAATCCGACAGGCCGGTCGCACGCTTATCAGGGACGGAGGTCTCAAAACACCATGCGCGATACCCCGAAAGGACTTCGCCTGCACATCGGCGTCTTCGGACGCCGCAATGTGGGCAAGTCCTCGCTTGTCAACGCCGTAA